The following proteins are encoded in a genomic region of Tenacibaculum sp. 190524A05c:
- a CDS encoding TonB-dependent receptor: MAITLKGDQKISSVPTTKNKALRINLNANIYGTFAEIGAGQETVRNFFRAGGASGTIAKAMSAYDKDFSDAIYGIETDRRYVTEKRLKKMLKHEMNLIEDRLDRQKHPEKLFFSYANTVATINFTKKFKGHGWVGIRFQLDPLEDYNEIVLHLRFKETEARLQQETLGVLGVNLIYGAFYLNDNPKELLKSFYDNIDKDKLEIDMINFSGPRFTYVDNRLMSLQLVKNEMTNAVMFGPDGNNLLPAQVLYKKNILALRGSFRPVTKVNMDMYEQSKKMFFKEKKVDPDKTQIIFEITLSNLRAEGEINERDFLDRAELLCSLGQNVMITNYQEYYRLVEYFSEFTKERMALAMGVYNLIQIFDEKYYRHISGGILEAFGKLFYKDLKIYLYPYKEEESNQFINSENLKVHPRMKELYKFFKNNGRVVDIQDFDQDILHIFSRTVLKMIKEGEEGWEEMLPSGIAEVIKQNRLFGCSRRN; encoded by the coding sequence ATGGCAATTACCTTAAAGGGAGATCAAAAAATTAGTAGTGTGCCTACTACAAAAAATAAAGCGCTAAGAATTAACCTAAATGCAAACATCTACGGAACGTTTGCCGAAATTGGAGCTGGACAAGAAACTGTACGTAATTTCTTTAGAGCTGGTGGTGCTTCTGGAACTATTGCAAAAGCAATGAGTGCTTATGATAAGGATTTCTCTGATGCTATTTATGGTATTGAAACAGATAGACGTTATGTAACTGAAAAACGTCTTAAAAAAATGTTGAAACATGAGATGAATTTGATTGAAGATCGTTTAGATCGTCAAAAACATCCTGAAAAACTATTTTTTAGTTACGCGAATACCGTTGCTACAATAAATTTCACAAAAAAATTTAAAGGACACGGTTGGGTTGGAATCCGTTTTCAATTAGATCCATTAGAAGATTATAATGAAATTGTATTGCACCTTCGATTTAAAGAAACTGAAGCTCGCTTACAACAAGAAACTTTAGGAGTATTAGGTGTAAACTTGATTTACGGAGCATTTTATTTAAATGACAATCCGAAAGAATTATTAAAATCATTCTACGATAATATTGATAAAGACAAACTAGAAATTGATATGATCAATTTCTCTGGACCTCGATTTACTTATGTTGACAACCGTTTAATGAGTTTACAACTTGTTAAAAACGAAATGACAAATGCAGTAATGTTCGGTCCTGATGGAAACAACTTACTTCCTGCTCAAGTATTATATAAAAAGAACATATTAGCACTTCGTGGTAGTTTTAGACCGGTTACGAAGGTAAATATGGATATGTACGAGCAATCGAAGAAAATGTTCTTCAAGGAAAAGAAAGTTGATCCAGATAAAACGCAAATCATTTTCGAAATTACCTTAAGTAACTTAAGAGCTGAAGGTGAAATTAACGAACGTGACTTCCTAGATAGAGCTGAATTACTATGTTCTCTTGGTCAAAATGTAATGATTACCAACTACCAAGAGTATTATAGACTTGTTGAGTACTTTAGTGAATTCACCAAAGAAAGAATGGCTCTTGCCATGGGAGTTTATAATTTAATCCAAATTTTTGACGAGAAATATTATCGTCATATTAGTGGTGGAATTTTAGAAGCATTTGGTAAGTTATTCTACAAAGATTTAAAAATATACTTATACCCTTATAAAGAAGAGGAATCAAATCAATTTATTAACTCAGAAAATCTTAAGGTACATCCAAGAATGAAAGAACTATATAAGTTCTTTAAAAACAACGGAAGGGTTGTAGATATTCAGGATTTCGACCAAGATATTCTTCACATTTTCTCTAGAACTGTATTGAAAATGATTAAAGAAGGTGAAGAAGGATGGGAAGAAATGTTACCTTCTGGAATTGCTGAAGTTATTAAGCAAAATAGATTATTTGGTTGTAGTAGAAGAAATTAA
- a CDS encoding MBL fold metallo-hydrolase: MSQKKQLKITFLGTATSTGVPMISSKNPVRYSEDKRDKRLRASVVISWDDNNYVIDCGPDFRQQMLRANIESIKAILFTHEHADHIAGFDEIRPYYYQMGPVPIYSDERVLRALERRYEYIFTTENRYPSAPAVDPTVISHNDVLTFDGVEVTPIKVMHGDLPILGYRFGDVAYLTDVKYIPEEEKEKLKGLDVLITTALRKESHKTHANLEEALELVNELKPKRAYFTHISELLGFHAEIEKDLPENVFLAYDELEVISEK, from the coding sequence ATGAGTCAAAAAAAGCAATTAAAAATAACGTTTTTAGGAACCGCTACATCTACGGGTGTTCCAATGATTTCAAGTAAAAATCCTGTTCGATATTCTGAAGATAAAAGAGACAAGAGATTAAGAGCTTCGGTTGTAATTTCTTGGGACGATAATAATTATGTAATTGATTGTGGTCCAGATTTTAGACAGCAAATGTTAAGAGCTAATATAGAATCGATTAAAGCGATACTTTTTACTCATGAACATGCAGACCATATTGCAGGATTTGATGAAATAAGACCTTATTATTATCAGATGGGACCAGTGCCTATTTATTCTGATGAACGTGTATTAAGAGCTTTAGAGAGACGATATGAGTATATTTTTACCACAGAAAATAGATATCCATCTGCTCCAGCTGTTGATCCTACAGTTATAAGTCATAATGATGTATTAACTTTTGATGGAGTAGAAGTAACGCCTATTAAAGTAATGCACGGAGATTTACCGATTTTGGGATATCGTTTTGGAGATGTTGCTTATCTTACTGATGTAAAATATATTCCAGAAGAAGAAAAAGAAAAATTAAAAGGATTAGATGTTTTAATTACTACTGCTTTACGCAAAGAATCTCATAAAACCCATGCTAATCTTGAAGAAGCCTTAGAACTAGTAAATGAGTTGAAACCTAAAAGAGCATATTTCACACATATTAGTGAATTGTTAGGGTTTCATGCTGAGATTGAAAAAGACTTACCAGAAAATGTCTTTCTAGCTTATGATGAGTTGGAAGTGATTAGTGAGAAATAA
- a CDS encoding RDD family protein produces the protein MKDVTKGTRIVNFTIDYFIILVIYIIVVTITYNNSELLFILIYFLYYLILESVTQGQTIGKIVTKTKVVNYLNEKPSFKKIFWRTLLRLNPFDTASYLFGQEGHDSISKTKLVSSEV, from the coding sequence ATGAAAGACGTAACTAAAGGCACTAGAATTGTAAATTTTACAATAGATTACTTTATAATTCTTGTTATTTATATCATTGTTGTTACAATCACATATAATAATTCAGAACTTCTATTTATACTTATTTACTTTTTATATTATTTGATTCTTGAATCTGTAACTCAAGGTCAAACTATAGGTAAAATTGTTACCAAAACTAAAGTTGTAAACTATTTAAATGAAAAACCAAGTTTCAAGAAAATATTTTGGAGAACACTTCTAAGGCTAAATCCGTTCGATACGGCATCTTATTTATTTGGTCAAGAAGGTCACGATTCAATTTCTAAAACTAAACTAGTTTCTTCTGAAGTTTGA
- a CDS encoding energy transducer TonB, with amino-acid sequence MKKLLYILILSFSTIGFAQKETCETKSDVVEDLNSITKCTIKEVDKKNNKKSRQIAVRVSASNKRFLKRRNKEVASNATNLSGSGLSSVSKAAKFKTNLAALTNRLSKEEVRSALKFNTVDNIPAFPDCNSGDDQFNCFNSEMMKHIQEYFQYPDEALVNKIEGEVWVRFIIDKDGNVTNIKALGPKGGKLLKDEAIRVVSNLPKFKPATNNGEEVSVKYGFPINFSLEDN; translated from the coding sequence ATGAAAAAACTACTATACATTCTTATATTAAGTTTCTCTACAATTGGTTTTGCTCAAAAAGAAACATGCGAAACTAAAAGTGACGTAGTTGAAGACTTAAATAGTATAACAAAGTGTACAATTAAAGAAGTTGATAAAAAGAATAACAAGAAATCTAGACAAATTGCTGTAAGAGTTTCTGCTTCTAACAAAAGATTTTTGAAAAGAAGAAATAAAGAAGTAGCTTCTAATGCAACAAACCTAAGTGGTTCTGGACTTTCTAGTGTATCTAAAGCAGCAAAATTCAAAACTAATTTAGCGGCATTAACTAACAGATTATCTAAAGAAGAAGTTAGAAGTGCATTGAAATTTAATACTGTTGATAATATTCCTGCTTTCCCTGATTGTAATAGTGGAGACGATCAATTTAACTGTTTTAACAGTGAAATGATGAAACACATTCAAGAATACTTCCAATATCCGGATGAAGCTTTAGTAAACAAAATTGAAGGTGAAGTTTGGGTTCGTTTTATAATCGATAAAGATGGAAACGTAACTAATATTAAAGCATTAGGACCAAAAGGAGGAAAATTATTGAAGGATGAAGCTATTCGCGTGGTATCAAACTTACCTAAGTTTAAACCAGCTACAAACAACGGCGAAGAAGTTTCAGTAAAATATGGATTTCCTATCAATTTCTCTTTAGAGGATAATTAA